In the Streptomyces cinnamoneus genome, CGCTGTCCTGGGCGGTGGAAGCGGCCCGCAAGGCCCCGCACGCGGCACTCAAGATCGCCCCGGGGGTGCCCCACGAGGCGATCCCCGAGGACGCGGAGGCCGAGTGGATCTCGGACGGGGGCGACGTGAAGGAAGCCGTGCTGTGGTTCGGCACGGAACCGGGCGCACGGCGGGCGACGCTGCTGCCGAGCGGCGCCTCGCTGGTGGGCCAGGGGCTGCCGGACCCGTCGGTGCGGCCGATGGGCCGCTACCTGTACGAGCCGGACGGCGCGGTCATCCGCGCCCACCTGGTGGCGGACGTCGCGGCGGAGCTGGGCGACGGCGGGCTGGTCGACGAGACGATCGCGTACGTGACGAGCGACGGACTACGGGACTCCGCCTACGCGACGGCGTACGAGATCACGGACGTGCTGCCGTTCAACTTGAAGCGGCTGAAGGCGATCGTGCGGGAGCGCGGGATCGGCGTCGCCGTCATCAAGAAGCGGGGGTCCGCGGTGGAGCCGGAGGAGCTGCGCAAGAAGCTCAAACTCGAAGGGGCGAACTCCTGTGTGATCGTCCTTACGCGCGTGGCGGGCGCCCCGACGATGCTCCTGGGGCACCCGGTCCAGGCGTAGCCCGGCATGAGCGACAAGGGAGGCCGGCGACGGCCGCCGCCCCGTCACCGAGCCGGTGGACAAGCCGCGTGAGCAGCGACGACAGCCGCGTGTACGTGCACACGGACCGGGCGGCGGCCCCGGAGACCCGCGCCAGAGCCGTTACCGCACCACCACGGGCCCGGGACGCGGCGGCAAGGTGGCTCTCCCCTGCCCCCGCCCCCGGCTCGGCGCCTCCGTGCTGGCGCGCTGACCCGCGCCCCTCACTCGTACAGGTTCTGCTTGCTCAGCTCGTGCACGTGGTCGTGGTCGTGGCCGTGGCCATGCCCGTGGTCATGGCCCGGCACGTGCGGGTCCGTCACCGGCAGCGACGAGTCCGCCGACAGGTCCCACGACGACGCCGACCGTCCCCGCGCCACCATCTCCGCGCCCAGCGCCGCCACCATCGCGCCGTTGTCCGTGCACAGCTTCGGGCGCGGCACGCGCAGCGTGATGCCCGCGTCCTCGCAGCGGCGCTCGGCCATGGCCCGCAGGCGGGTGTTCGCGGCGACGCCGCCGCCGATCATCAGGTGGTCGACGCCGTGGTCCTTGCAGGCGCGGACGGCCTTGCGCGTGAGGACGTCGACGACCGCCTCCTGGAAGGAAGCAGCCACGTCCGGCACGGGCACGTTCTCGCCCGCCGCACGCTTGGCCTCGATCCAGCGGGCCACCGCCGTCTTCAGGCCGGAGAAGGAGAAGTCGTATATCGGGTCGCGTGGGCCCGTCAGGCCGCGCGGGAAGCGGATGGCCTCCGGGTCGCCCTCGCGGGCGTAGCGGTCGATGACCGGGCCGCCGGGGAAGCCGAGGTTCAGGACGCGGGCGATCTTGTCGAACGCCTCGCCCGCCGCGTCGTCGATCGTCGAGCCGAGGGGGCGGACGTCCGCCGTGATGTCCGGGGCCAGCAGCAGCGAGGAGTGGCCGCCGCTGACCAGCAGGGCCATCGTCGGCTCGGGCAGGGCGCCGTGCTCCAGCTGGTCCACGCAGATGTGCGAGGCGAGGTGGTTGACGCCGTAGAGCGGCTTGCCCAGGGCGTAGGCGTACGCCTTGGCGGCCGAGACGCCGACGAGCAGGGCGCCCGCCAGGCCCGGGCCGGCCGTGACCGCGATGCCGTCGAGGTCCTTCGCGCTCACGCCCGCTTCCTTCAGCGCGCGCTGGATCGTCGGGACCATCGCCTCCAGGTGCGCCCGGCTGGCGACTTCGGGGACGACGCCGCCGAAGCGGGCGTGCTCGTCGACGCTCGACGCGACCGCGTCGGCGAGCAGCGTGTGGCCGCGGACGATGCCGACGCCGGTCTCGTCGCACGAGGTTTCGATGCCGAGGACGAGGGGTTCGTCAGTCCTGCGAGCCATGGGGCATTCCTTGCACAGCGGTAGGGGGATCGGAAAGGCGCATGACGAGCGCGTCGACGTTGCCGGGCTGGTAGTAGCCGCGGCGCACGCCCACGGGCTCGAAGCCGAAGCGCTCGTACAGGCGCTGGGCACGGGTGTTGTCGACGCGCACCTCCAGCAGCACCTCGCGGCACTCGAAGGCGGTCGCGGTCGTGAGCAGCTCGCTCAGGAGCCGGGCGCCCAGGCCCGTGCTCCAGTAGTCGCGGTCGACGGCGATGGTCTG is a window encoding:
- a CDS encoding class I SAM-dependent methyltransferase, whose protein sequence is MGHVPAPNAATDAFTALLTDEGRRLLDGLRDYDPARELATATRLRREHPAELVSAALGQARLRQRAVAKFGAEDAYRMFFTPHGVEQATRASVALHRARRFEALGVRRLADLCCGNGGDAIALARAGISVLAVDRDPLTCEVARANAEALGLSDLIEVRCADVADVDTSTYDAVFVDPARRGGRGRIFDPEAYSPPLSWAVEAARKAPHAALKIAPGVPHEAIPEDAEAEWISDGGDVKEAVLWFGTEPGARRATLLPSGASLVGQGLPDPSVRPMGRYLYEPDGAVIRAHLVADVAAELGDGGLVDETIAYVTSDGLRDSAYATAYEITDVLPFNLKRLKAIVRERGIGVAVIKKRGSAVEPEELRKKLKLEGANSCVIVLTRVAGAPTMLLGHPVQA
- the tsaD gene encoding tRNA (adenosine(37)-N6)-threonylcarbamoyltransferase complex transferase subunit TsaD; the protein is MARRTDEPLVLGIETSCDETGVGIVRGHTLLADAVASSVDEHARFGGVVPEVASRAHLEAMVPTIQRALKEAGVSAKDLDGIAVTAGPGLAGALLVGVSAAKAYAYALGKPLYGVNHLASHICVDQLEHGALPEPTMALLVSGGHSSLLLAPDITADVRPLGSTIDDAAGEAFDKIARVLNLGFPGGPVIDRYAREGDPEAIRFPRGLTGPRDPIYDFSFSGLKTAVARWIEAKRAAGENVPVPDVAASFQEAVVDVLTRKAVRACKDHGVDHLMIGGGVAANTRLRAMAERRCEDAGITLRVPRPKLCTDNGAMVAALGAEMVARGRSASSWDLSADSSLPVTDPHVPGHDHGHGHGHDHDHVHELSKQNLYE
- the rimI gene encoding ribosomal protein S18-alanine N-acetyltransferase, whose translation is MRWWDIAPVLELERALFPHDAWSKGLFWSELAHARGAGANRRYVVAETVADDKTRIVGYAGLAAVDGTGDVQTIAVDRDYWSTGLGARLLSELLTTATAFECREVLLEVRVDNTRAQRLYERFGFEPVGVRRGYYQPGNVDALVMRLSDPPTAVQGMPHGSQD